The Megalops cyprinoides isolate fMegCyp1 chromosome 19, fMegCyp1.pri, whole genome shotgun sequence genome has a window encoding:
- the elavl3 gene encoding ELAV-like protein 3 isoform X4 — METQVSNGPTANNLPNGPVMGSNSSDDSKTNLIVNYLPQSMTQEEFKSLFGSIGDIESCKLVRDKITGQSLGYGFVNYVDPNDADKAINTLNGLKLQTKTIKVSYARPSSASIRDANLYVSGLPKTMSQKDMEQLFSQYGRIITSRILVDQVTGISRGVGFIRFDKRNEAEEAIRGLNGQKPLGAAEPITVKFANNPSQKTGQALLTQLYQTAARRYTGPLHHQTQRFRLDNLLNASYGIKSCPSLLARFSPISIDSMSSLAGVSLTGPTGAGWCIFVYNLSPEADESVLWQLFGPFGAVTNVKVIRDFTTNKCKGFGFVTMTNYDEAAMAIASLNGYRLGDRVLQVSFKTSKQHKA; from the exons ATGGAGACACAGGTGTCTAACGGTCCCACTGCAAACAACCTCCCCAATGGGCCAGTGATGGGCAGCAACTCGTCAGACGATAGCAAAACCAACCTGATCGTCAACTACCTGCCGCAGAGCATGACCCAGGAGGAGTTCAAGAGCCTGTTCGGCAGCATCGGGGACATCGAGTCCTGCAAGCTGGTCAGAGACAAGATCACAG gtcagagtcTTGGCTACGGCTTTGTAAACTACGTGGATCCTAATGACGCAGACAAGGCTATAAACACCCTGAATGGCCTCAAACTGCAGACCAAAACCATcaag gtgtcCTACGCGCGGCCGAGCTCCGCCTCCATCCGCGACGCCAACCTCTACGTCAGCGGGCTGCCCAAGACCATGAGTCAGAAGGACATGGAGCAGCTGTTCTCCCAGTACGGCCGCATCATCACCTCCCGCATCCTGGTGGACCAGGTCACAG GCATATCGCGGGGCGTCGGCTTCATCCGCTTTGACAAGCGCAACGAGGCGGAGGAGGCCATCCGTGGGCTGAACGGGCAGAAGCCGCTGGGCGCGGCCGAGCCCATCACCGTCAAATTCGCCAACAATCCCAGCCAGAAGACGGGCCAGGCTCTGCTGACCCAGCTGTACCAGACCGCGGCCCGGCGCTACACCGGTCCCCTGCACCACCAGACACAACGCTTCCG ACTCGACAATTTATTAAACGCCAGCTACGGAATCAAAAG CTGTCCCTCTCTGCTTGCCAGGTTCTCCCCCATCAGCATCGACAGCATGAGCAGCCTGGCGGGAGTCAGTTTGACGGGTCCCACGGGGGCTGGCTGGTGCATCTTTGTGTATAACCTGTCCCCTGAAGCGGACGAGAGCGTGCTCTGGCAGCTTTTCGGGCCCTTCGGAGCCGTCACAAACGTCAAGGTGATCCGCGACTTCACCACCAACAAGTGCAAGGGCTTCGGCTTCGTCACCATGACTAACTATGACGAGGCGGCCATGGCCATTGCCAGCCTGAACGGCTATCGCCTCGGCGACCGTGTGCTACAGGTCTCCTTCAAGACCAGCAAGCAGCACAAGGCCTGA
- the elavl3 gene encoding ELAV-like protein 3 isoform X3, giving the protein MVTQIISTMETQVSNGPTANNLPNGPVMGSNSSDDSKTNLIVNYLPQSMTQEEFKSLFGSIGDIESCKLVRDKITGQSLGYGFVNYVDPNDADKAINTLNGLKLQTKTIKVSYARPSSASIRDANLYVSGLPKTMSQKDMEQLFSQYGRIITSRILVDQVTGISRGVGFIRFDKRNEAEEAIRGLNGQKPLGAAEPITVKFANNPSQKTGQALLTQLYQTAARRYTGPLHHQTQRFRLDNLLNASYGIKRFSPISIDSMSSLAGVSLTGPTGAGWCIFVYNLSPEADESVLWQLFGPFGAVTNVKVIRDFTTNKCKGFGFVTMTNYDEAAMAIASLNGYRLGDRVLQVSFKTSKQHKA; this is encoded by the exons ATGGTGACA CAGATAATCAGCACCATGGAGACACAGGTGTCTAACGGTCCCACTGCAAACAACCTCCCCAATGGGCCAGTGATGGGCAGCAACTCGTCAGACGATAGCAAAACCAACCTGATCGTCAACTACCTGCCGCAGAGCATGACCCAGGAGGAGTTCAAGAGCCTGTTCGGCAGCATCGGGGACATCGAGTCCTGCAAGCTGGTCAGAGACAAGATCACAG gtcagagtcTTGGCTACGGCTTTGTAAACTACGTGGATCCTAATGACGCAGACAAGGCTATAAACACCCTGAATGGCCTCAAACTGCAGACCAAAACCATcaag gtgtcCTACGCGCGGCCGAGCTCCGCCTCCATCCGCGACGCCAACCTCTACGTCAGCGGGCTGCCCAAGACCATGAGTCAGAAGGACATGGAGCAGCTGTTCTCCCAGTACGGCCGCATCATCACCTCCCGCATCCTGGTGGACCAGGTCACAG GCATATCGCGGGGCGTCGGCTTCATCCGCTTTGACAAGCGCAACGAGGCGGAGGAGGCCATCCGTGGGCTGAACGGGCAGAAGCCGCTGGGCGCGGCCGAGCCCATCACCGTCAAATTCGCCAACAATCCCAGCCAGAAGACGGGCCAGGCTCTGCTGACCCAGCTGTACCAGACCGCGGCCCGGCGCTACACCGGTCCCCTGCACCACCAGACACAACGCTTCCG ACTCGACAATTTATTAAACGCCAGCTACGGAATCAAAAG GTTCTCCCCCATCAGCATCGACAGCATGAGCAGCCTGGCGGGAGTCAGTTTGACGGGTCCCACGGGGGCTGGCTGGTGCATCTTTGTGTATAACCTGTCCCCTGAAGCGGACGAGAGCGTGCTCTGGCAGCTTTTCGGGCCCTTCGGAGCCGTCACAAACGTCAAGGTGATCCGCGACTTCACCACCAACAAGTGCAAGGGCTTCGGCTTCGTCACCATGACTAACTATGACGAGGCGGCCATGGCCATTGCCAGCCTGAACGGCTATCGCCTCGGCGACCGTGTGCTACAGGTCTCCTTCAAGACCAGCAAGCAGCACAAGGCCTGA
- the elavl3 gene encoding ELAV-like protein 3 isoform X1 codes for MVTQIISTMETQVSNGPTANNLPNGPVMGSNSSDDSKTNLIVNYLPQSMTQEEFKSLFGSIGDIESCKLVRDKITGQSLGYGFVNYVDPNDADKAINTLNGLKLQTKTIKVSYARPSSASIRDANLYVSGLPKTMSQKDMEQLFSQYGRIITSRILVDQVTGISRGVGFIRFDKRNEAEEAIRGLNGQKPLGAAEPITVKFANNPSQKTGQALLTQLYQTAARRYTGPLHHQTQRFRLDNLLNASYGIKSCPSLLARFSPISIDSMSSLAGVSLTGPTGAGWCIFVYNLSPEADESVLWQLFGPFGAVTNVKVIRDFTTNKCKGFGFVTMTNYDEAAMAIASLNGYRLGDRVLQVSFKTSKQHKA; via the exons ATGGTGACA CAGATAATCAGCACCATGGAGACACAGGTGTCTAACGGTCCCACTGCAAACAACCTCCCCAATGGGCCAGTGATGGGCAGCAACTCGTCAGACGATAGCAAAACCAACCTGATCGTCAACTACCTGCCGCAGAGCATGACCCAGGAGGAGTTCAAGAGCCTGTTCGGCAGCATCGGGGACATCGAGTCCTGCAAGCTGGTCAGAGACAAGATCACAG gtcagagtcTTGGCTACGGCTTTGTAAACTACGTGGATCCTAATGACGCAGACAAGGCTATAAACACCCTGAATGGCCTCAAACTGCAGACCAAAACCATcaag gtgtcCTACGCGCGGCCGAGCTCCGCCTCCATCCGCGACGCCAACCTCTACGTCAGCGGGCTGCCCAAGACCATGAGTCAGAAGGACATGGAGCAGCTGTTCTCCCAGTACGGCCGCATCATCACCTCCCGCATCCTGGTGGACCAGGTCACAG GCATATCGCGGGGCGTCGGCTTCATCCGCTTTGACAAGCGCAACGAGGCGGAGGAGGCCATCCGTGGGCTGAACGGGCAGAAGCCGCTGGGCGCGGCCGAGCCCATCACCGTCAAATTCGCCAACAATCCCAGCCAGAAGACGGGCCAGGCTCTGCTGACCCAGCTGTACCAGACCGCGGCCCGGCGCTACACCGGTCCCCTGCACCACCAGACACAACGCTTCCG ACTCGACAATTTATTAAACGCCAGCTACGGAATCAAAAG CTGTCCCTCTCTGCTTGCCAGGTTCTCCCCCATCAGCATCGACAGCATGAGCAGCCTGGCGGGAGTCAGTTTGACGGGTCCCACGGGGGCTGGCTGGTGCATCTTTGTGTATAACCTGTCCCCTGAAGCGGACGAGAGCGTGCTCTGGCAGCTTTTCGGGCCCTTCGGAGCCGTCACAAACGTCAAGGTGATCCGCGACTTCACCACCAACAAGTGCAAGGGCTTCGGCTTCGTCACCATGACTAACTATGACGAGGCGGCCATGGCCATTGCCAGCCTGAACGGCTATCGCCTCGGCGACCGTGTGCTACAGGTCTCCTTCAAGACCAGCAAGCAGCACAAGGCCTGA
- the elavl3 gene encoding ELAV-like protein 3 isoform X2: MVTIISTMETQVSNGPTANNLPNGPVMGSNSSDDSKTNLIVNYLPQSMTQEEFKSLFGSIGDIESCKLVRDKITGQSLGYGFVNYVDPNDADKAINTLNGLKLQTKTIKVSYARPSSASIRDANLYVSGLPKTMSQKDMEQLFSQYGRIITSRILVDQVTGISRGVGFIRFDKRNEAEEAIRGLNGQKPLGAAEPITVKFANNPSQKTGQALLTQLYQTAARRYTGPLHHQTQRFRLDNLLNASYGIKSCPSLLARFSPISIDSMSSLAGVSLTGPTGAGWCIFVYNLSPEADESVLWQLFGPFGAVTNVKVIRDFTTNKCKGFGFVTMTNYDEAAMAIASLNGYRLGDRVLQVSFKTSKQHKA; this comes from the exons ATGGTGACA ATAATCAGCACCATGGAGACACAGGTGTCTAACGGTCCCACTGCAAACAACCTCCCCAATGGGCCAGTGATGGGCAGCAACTCGTCAGACGATAGCAAAACCAACCTGATCGTCAACTACCTGCCGCAGAGCATGACCCAGGAGGAGTTCAAGAGCCTGTTCGGCAGCATCGGGGACATCGAGTCCTGCAAGCTGGTCAGAGACAAGATCACAG gtcagagtcTTGGCTACGGCTTTGTAAACTACGTGGATCCTAATGACGCAGACAAGGCTATAAACACCCTGAATGGCCTCAAACTGCAGACCAAAACCATcaag gtgtcCTACGCGCGGCCGAGCTCCGCCTCCATCCGCGACGCCAACCTCTACGTCAGCGGGCTGCCCAAGACCATGAGTCAGAAGGACATGGAGCAGCTGTTCTCCCAGTACGGCCGCATCATCACCTCCCGCATCCTGGTGGACCAGGTCACAG GCATATCGCGGGGCGTCGGCTTCATCCGCTTTGACAAGCGCAACGAGGCGGAGGAGGCCATCCGTGGGCTGAACGGGCAGAAGCCGCTGGGCGCGGCCGAGCCCATCACCGTCAAATTCGCCAACAATCCCAGCCAGAAGACGGGCCAGGCTCTGCTGACCCAGCTGTACCAGACCGCGGCCCGGCGCTACACCGGTCCCCTGCACCACCAGACACAACGCTTCCG ACTCGACAATTTATTAAACGCCAGCTACGGAATCAAAAG CTGTCCCTCTCTGCTTGCCAGGTTCTCCCCCATCAGCATCGACAGCATGAGCAGCCTGGCGGGAGTCAGTTTGACGGGTCCCACGGGGGCTGGCTGGTGCATCTTTGTGTATAACCTGTCCCCTGAAGCGGACGAGAGCGTGCTCTGGCAGCTTTTCGGGCCCTTCGGAGCCGTCACAAACGTCAAGGTGATCCGCGACTTCACCACCAACAAGTGCAAGGGCTTCGGCTTCGTCACCATGACTAACTATGACGAGGCGGCCATGGCCATTGCCAGCCTGAACGGCTATCGCCTCGGCGACCGTGTGCTACAGGTCTCCTTCAAGACCAGCAAGCAGCACAAGGCCTGA